The Solanum lycopersicum chromosome 6, SLM_r2.1 genome has a window encoding:
- the Mi-1E gene encoding NBS-LRR resistance protein-like protein (The RefSeq protein has 3 substitutions compared to this genomic sequence): MEKRKDNEEANNSLVLFSALSKDIADVLVFLENEENQKALDKDQVEKLKLKMAFIYTYVQLSYSDFEQFEDIMTRKRQEVENLLQPLLDDDVLTSLTSNMDDCISLYKSDAIMMDEQLDFLLLNLYHLSKHRAKKMFPRLTQYEVLQNVCGNIRDFHGLIVNGCIKHEMVENVLPLFQLMAERVGHFLWEDQTDEDSDEDHQNDRDSRLFQLTHLLLKIVPTELEVMHICYTNLKASTSAEVGRFIKKLLETSPDILREYIIQLQGHMITVIHPSTSGARNIHVMMEFLLLILSDMPKDFIHHDKLFDLLAHVGVLTREVSTLVRDLEEKLRNKEGNNQTNCATLDLLENIELLKKDLKHVYLKAPDSSQCCFPMSDGPLFMHLLHMHLNDLLDSNAYSISLIKEEIELVRQDLEFIRSFFVDAEQGLYKDIWARVLDVAYEAKDVIDSIIVRDDGLLHLIFSLPITIKKIKLIKEEIFALDENIPKDRGLIVVNSPKKPVERKSLTTDKIIVGFEEETNLILRKLTSGPADLDVISITGMPGSGKTTLAYKVYNDKSVSSHFDLRAWCTVDQGYDDKKLLDTIFSQVSDSDSKLSENIDVADKLRKQLFGKRYLIVLDDVWDTTTWDELTRPFPEAKKGSRIILTTREKEVALHGKLKTDPLDLRLLRPDESWELLEKRAFGNEICPDELLDVGKEIAENCKGLPLVADLIAGVIAGREKKRSVWLKVQSSLSSFILNSEVEVMKVVELSYDHLPHHLKPCLLYFASMPKDTIMSIYELNIFLGGEGFVGKTEMKSMEEVVKIYMDDLISSSLVICFNEIGDALNFKIHDLVHDFCLIKARKENLFDRIRSSAPSDLLPRQITIDDKEHFGLNFVMFDSNKKRHSGKHLYSLGINGDQLDDSVSDAFHLRHLRLLRVLDLDNSFIMVNDSLLNEICMLNHLRYLRIGTEVKYLPLSFSNLWNLEILSVEHNESTLILLPRIWDLVKLRVLFVDDCSFFDMDADESILIAEDIKLENLRILVKLLIFYSKDTKNIFKRFPNLQMLQFVLEESWDYSTEQYWFPKLDCLTELETLSVSFKSSNTNHSGSSVATNRPWDFHFPSNLKQLLLSDFPLTSDSLSTIARLPNLEELSLYDAIIQGEEWNMGEEDTFENLKFLNLRLPTLSNWEVGEESFPNLEKLKLRGCGELEEIPPSFGDIYSLKIIKIVNSPQLEDSALKIKEYAEEMRGGGELQILGQKNIPLFK, from the exons ATGGAAAAACGAAAAGATAATGAAGAAGCAAACAACTCATTG GTGTTATTTTCTGCTCTTAGCAAGGACATTGCCGATGTTCTGGTTTTCCTAGAGAATGAGGAAAATCAAAAAGCTCTTGACAAAGATCAAGTTGAAAAGCTAAAATTGAAAATGgcatttatttatacatatgttCAGCTTTCTTATTCCGATTTTGAGCAGTTTGAAGATATAATGACGAGAAAAAGACAAGAGGTTGAGAATCTGCTTCAACCACTTTTGGATGATGATGTCCTTACTAGCCTCACCAGTAATATGGATGATTGTATCAGCTTGTATAAATCAGATGCCATCATGATGGATGAGCAATTGGACTTCCTCCTCTTGAATCTCTATCATCTATCCAAGCATCGTGCTAAAAAGATGTTTCCTAGATTGACACAATATGAAGTTCTTCAGAATGTATGTGGCAACATAAGAGATTTCCATGGGTTGATAGTGAATGGTTGCATTAAGCATGAGATGGTTGAGAATGTCTTACCTCTGTTTCAACTGATGGCTGAAAGAGTAGGACACTTCCTTTGGGAGGATCAGACTGATGAAGACTCAGATGAGGATCATCAGAATGATAGAGACTCTCGACTCTTCCAGCTAACACATCTACTCTTGAAGATTGTTCCAACTGAACTGGAGGTTATGCACATATGTTATACAAATTTGAAAGCTTCAACTTCAGCAGAAGTTGGACGCTTCATTAAGAAGCTCCTGGAAACCTCACCGGATATTCTCAGAGAATATATCATTCAACTACAAGGGCATATGATAACTGTTATTCACCCTAGCACTTCAGGGGCTCGAAACATTCATGTCATGATGGAATTCCTATTACTTATTCTTTCTGATATGCCCAAGGACTTTATTCATCATGACAAACTTTTTGATCTCTTGGCTCATGTCGGAGTACTTACCAGGGAGGTATCAACTCTTGTACGTGACTTGGAAGAGaaattaaggaataaagagggtAATAACCAAACAAATTGTGCAACCCTAGACTTGCTGGAAAATATTGAACTCCTCAAGAAAGATCTCAAACATGTTTATCTTAAAGCCCTGGATTCATCTCAATGTTGCTTCCCCATGAGTGATGGACCACTCTTCATGCATCTTCTACACATGCACTTAAATGATTTGCTAGATTCTAATGCTTATTCAATTTCTTTGATAAAGGAAGAAATCGAGTTGGTGAGACAAGACCTGGAATTCATAAGATCATTCTTTGTGGATGCTGAGCAAGGATTGTATAAAGATATCTGGGCACGTGTCCTAGATGTGGCTTATGAGGCAAAAGATGTCATAGATTCAATTATTGTTCGAGATGATGGTCTCTTACATCTTATTTTCTCACTTCCCATTACCATAAAGAAGATCAAACTTATCAAAGAAGAGATCTTTGCTTTAGATGAGAACATTCCCAAGGATAGAGGTCTAATCGTTGTGAACTCTCCCAAGAAACCAGTTGAGAGAAAGTCATTGACAACTGATAAAATAATTGTAGGTTTTGAGGAGGAGACAAACTTGATACTTAGAAAGCTGACCAGTGGACCGGCAGATCTAGATGTCATTTCGATCACTGGTATGCCGGGTTCAGGTAAAACTACTTTggcatacaaagtatacaatgATAAGTCAGTTTCTAGCCATTTCGACCTTCGTGCATGGTGCACGGTCGATCAAGGATATGACGACAAGAAGTTGTTGGATACAATTTTCAGTCAAGTTAGTGACTCAGATTCAAAATTGAGTGAGAATATTGATGTTGCTGATAAATTATGGAAACAACTGTTTGGAAAGAGGTATCTTATTGTCTTAGATGATGTGTGGGATACTACTACATGGGATGAGTTGACAAGACCTTTTCCTGAAGCTAAGAAAGGAAGTAGGATTATTTTGACAACTCGAGAAAAGGAAGTGGCTTTGCATGGAAAGCTGAACACTGATCCTCTTGACCTTCGATTGCTAAGACCAGATGAAAGTTGGGAACTATTAGAGAAAAGGGCATTTGGGAATGAGATTTGCCCTGATGAACTATTAGATGTCGGTAAAGAAATAGCCGAAAATTGTAAAGGGCTTCCTTTGGTGGCTGATCTGATTGCTGGAGTCATTGCTGGGAGGGAAAAGAAAAGGAGTGTGTGGCTTAAAGTTCAAAGTAGTTTGAGTTCTTTTATTTTGAACAGTGAAGTGGAAGTGATGAAAGTTGTAGAATTAAGTTATGACCATTTACCACATCACCTCAAGCCATGTTTGCTGTATTTTGCAAGTATGCCGAAGGACACTATAATGAGTATCTATgagttgaatatttttttgggtGGTGAAGGATTTGTGGGGAAGACGGAGATGAAGAGTATGGAAGAAGTGGTGAAGATTTATATGGATGATTTGATTTCCAGTAGCTTGGTAATTTGTTTCAATGAGATAGGTGATGCactgaatttcaaaattcatgatcttgTGCATGACTTTTGTTTGATAAAAGCAAGAAAGGAAAATCTGTTTGATCGGATAAGATCAAGTGCTCCATCAGATTTGTTGCCTCGTCAAATTACCATTGATGATAAGGAGCACTTTGGGCTTAATTTTGTCATGTTCGATTCAAATAAGAAAAGGCATTCTGGTAAACACCTCTATTCTTTGGGGATAAATGGAGACCAACTGGATGACAGTGTTTCTGATGCATTTCACCTAAGACACTTGAGGCTTCTTAGAGTGTTGGACCTGGATAACTCTTTTATCATGGTGAATGATTCTTTGCTGAATGAAATATGCATGTTGAATCATTTGAGGTACTTAAGAATTGGGACAGAAGTTAAATATCTGCCTTTGTCTTTCTCAAACCTCTGGAATCTAGAAATCTTGTCGGTGGAACATAATGAATCAACCTTGATACTATTACCGAGAATTTGGGATCTCGTAAAGCTGCGAGTGCTGTTCGTGGATGATTGTTCTTTCTTTGATATGGATGCAGATGAATCAATATTGATAGCAGAGGACATAAAGTTAGAGAACTtgagaatattagtgaaactgTTGATTTTCTATTCGAAAGATACaaagaatattttcaaaagGTTTCCCAATCTTCAGATGCTTCAGTTTGTACTCGAGGAGTCGTGGGATTATTCAACAGAGCAATATTGGTTCCCGAAATTGGATTGCCTAACTGAACTAGAAACACTCTCTGTAAGTTTTAAAAGTTCAAACACAAACCACAGTGGGTCCTCTGTAGCGACAAATCGGCCGTGGGATTTTCACTTCCCTTCAAATTTGAAACAACTGTTGTTGTCTGACTTTCCTCTGACATCCGATTCACTATCAACAATAGCTAGACTGCCCAACCTTGAAGAGTTGTCCCTTTATGATGCAATCATCCAGGGAGAAGAATGGAACATGGGGGAGGAAGACACCTTTGAGAATCTCAAATTTTTGAACTTGCGTCTACCGACTCTTTCCAACTGGGAGGTTGGAGAGGAATCCTTCCCCAATCTTGAGAAATTAAAACTGCGGGGATGTGGTGAGCTTGAGGAGATTCCACCTAGTTTTGGAGATATTTATTCattgaaaattatcaaaattgtaAATAGTCCTCAACTTGAAGATTCTGCTCTCAAGATTAAGGAATACGCTGAAGAGATGAGAGGAGGGGGCGAGCTTCAGATCCTTGGCCAGAAGAATATCCCCTTATTTAAGTAG
- the LOC101251187 gene encoding glutaredoxin-C11 has translation MDRIGELASKKAAVIFTKSSCFMCHSIKALFYDIGASPAIHELDEDPKGKEMEWALRSLGCNPCVPAVFIGGKYVGSCKDVISLQVDGSLKQMLIDAKAIWL, from the coding sequence ATGGATAGAATAGGAGAGTTGGCATCAAAGAAGGCAGCAGTAATTTTCACAAAGAGTTCATGTTTTATGTGTCATAGTATTAAAGCActattttatgatattggagCAAGTCCAGCAattcatgaacttgatgaaGATCCAAAAGGGAAAGAAATGGAGTGGGCATTGAGAAGTTTAGGTTGTAATCCATGTGTTCCTGCTGTTTTTATTGGTGGAAAATATGTTGGATCATGTAAGGATGTTATATCCTTACAAGTTGATGGTTCACTCAAACAAATGCTCATTGATGCCAAAGCTATTTGGTTATaa
- the Mi-1E gene encoding NBS-LRR resistance protein-like protein isoform X1, whose product MEKRKDNEEANNSLVLFSALSKDIADVLVFLENEENQKALDKDQVEKLKLKMAFIYTYVQLSYSDFEQFEDIMTRKRQEVENLLQPLLDDDVLTSLTSNMDDCISLYKSDAIMMDEQLDFLLLNLYHLSKHRAKKMFPRLTQYEVLQNVCGNIRDFHGLIVNGCIKHEMVENVLPLFQLMAERVGHFLWEDQTDEDSDEDHQNDRDSRLFQLTHLLLKIVPTELEVMHICYTNLKASTSAEVGRFIKKLLETSPDILREYIIQLQGHMITVIHPSTSGARNIHVMMEFLLLILSDMPKDFIHHDKLFDLLAHVGVLTREVSTLVRDLEEKLRNKEGNNQTNCATLDLLENIELLKKDLKHVYLKALDSSQCCFPMSDGPLFMHLLHMHLNDLLDSNAYSISLIKEEIELVRQDLEFIRSFFVDAEQGLYKDIWARVLDVAYEAKDVIDSIIVRDDGLLHLIFSLPITIKKIKLIKEEIFALDENIPKDRGLIVVNSPKKPVERKSLTTDKIIVGFEEETNLILRKLTSGPADLDVISITGMPGSGKTTLAYKVYNDKSVSSHFDLRAWCTVDQGYDDKKLLDTIFSQVSDSDSKLSENIDVADKLWKQLFGKRYLIVLDDVWDTTTWDELTRPFPEAKKGSRIILTTREKEVALHGKLNTDPLDLRLLRPDESWELLEKRAFGNEICPDELLDVGKEIAENCKGLPLVADLIAGVIAGREKKRSVWLKVQSSLSSFILNSEVEVMKVVELSYDHLPHHLKPCLLYFASMPKDTIMSIYELNIFLGGEGFVGKTEMKSMEEVVKIYMDDLISSSLVICFNEIGDALNFKIHDLVHDFCLIKARKENLFDRIRSSAPSDLLPRQITIDDKEHFGLNFVMFDSNKKRHSGKHLYSLGINGDQLDDSVSDAFHLRHLRLLRVLDLDNSFIMVNDSLLNEICMLNHLRYLRIGTEVKYLPLSFSNLWNLEILSVEHNESTLILLPRIWDLVKLRVLFVDDCSFFDMDADESILIAEDIKLENLRILVKLLIFYSKDTKNIFKRFPNLQMLQFVLEESWDYSTEQYWFPKLDCLTELETLSVSFKSSNTNHSGSSVATNRPWDFHFPSNLKQLLLSDFPLTSDSLSTIARLPNLEELSLYDAIIQGEEWNMGEEDTFENLKFLNLRLPTLSNWEVGEESFPNLEKLKLRGCGELEEIPPSFGDIYSLKIIKIVNSPQLEDSALKIKEYAEEMRGGGELQILGQKNIPLFK is encoded by the exons ATGGAAAAACGAAAAGATAATGAAGAAGCAAACAACTCATTG GTGTTATTTTCTGCTCTTAGCAAGGACATTGCCGATGTTCTGGTTTTCCTAGAGAATGAGGAAAATCAAAAAGCTCTTGACAAAGATCAAGTTGAAAAGCTAAAATTGAAAATGgcatttatttatacatatgttCAGCTTTCTTATTCCGATTTTGAGCAGTTTGAAGATATAATGACGAGAAAAAGACAAGAGGTTGAGAATCTGCTTCAACCACTTTTGGATGATGATGTCCTTACTAGCCTCACCAGTAATATGGATGATTGTATCAGCTTGTATAAATCAGATGCCATCATGATGGATGAGCAATTGGACTTCCTCCTCTTGAATCTCTATCATCTATCCAAGCATCGTGCTAAAAAGATGTTTCCTAGATTGACACAATATGAAGTTCTTCAGAATGTATGTGGCAACATAAGAGATTTCCATGGGTTGATAGTGAATGGTTGCATTAAGCATGAGATGGTTGAGAATGTCTTACCTCTGTTTCAACTGATGGCTGAAAGAGTAGGACACTTCCTTTGGGAGGATCAGACTGATGAAGACTCAGATGAGGATCATCAGAATGATAGAGACTCTCGACTCTTCCAGCTAACACATCTACTCTTGAAGATTGTTCCAACTGAACTGGAGGTTATGCACATATGTTATACAAATTTGAAAGCTTCAACTTCAGCAGAAGTTGGACGCTTCATTAAGAAGCTCCTGGAAACCTCACCGGATATTCTCAGAGAATATATCATTCAACTACAAGGGCATATGATAACTGTTATTCACCCTAGCACTTCAGGGGCTCGAAACATTCATGTCATGATGGAATTCCTATTACTTATTCTTTCTGATATGCCCAAGGACTTTATTCATCATGACAAACTTTTTGATCTCTTGGCTCATGTCGGAGTACTTACCAGGGAGGTATCAACTCTTGTACGTGACTTGGAAGAGaaattaaggaataaagagggtAATAACCAAACAAATTGTGCAACCCTAGACTTGCTGGAAAATATTGAACTCCTCAAGAAAGATCTCAAACATGTTTATCTTAAAGCCCTGGATTCATCTCAATGTTGCTTCCCCATGAGTGATGGACCACTCTTCATGCATCTTCTACACATGCACTTAAATGATTTGCTAGATTCTAATGCTTATTCAATTTCTTTGATAAAGGAAGAAATCGAGTTGGTGAGACAAGACCTGGAATTCATAAGATCATTCTTTGTGGATGCTGAGCAAGGATTGTATAAAGATATCTGGGCACGTGTCCTAGATGTGGCTTATGAGGCAAAAGATGTCATAGATTCAATTATTGTTCGAGATGATGGTCTCTTACATCTTATTTTCTCACTTCCCATTACCATAAAGAAGATCAAACTTATCAAAGAAGAGATCTTTGCTTTAGATGAGAACATTCCCAAGGATAGAGGTCTAATCGTTGTGAACTCTCCCAAGAAACCAGTTGAGAGAAAGTCATTGACAACTGATAAAATAATTGTAGGTTTTGAGGAGGAGACAAACTTGATACTTAGAAAGCTGACCAGTGGACCGGCAGATCTAGATGTCATTTCGATCACTGGTATGCCGGGTTCAGGTAAAACTACTTTggcatacaaagtatacaatgATAAGTCAGTTTCTAGCCATTTCGACCTTCGTGCATGGTGCACGGTCGATCAAGGATATGACGACAAGAAGTTGTTGGATACAATTTTCAGTCAAGTTAGTGACTCAGATTCAAAATTGAGTGAGAATATTGATGTTGCTGATAAATTATGGAAACAACTGTTTGGAAAGAGGTATCTTATTGTCTTAGATGATGTGTGGGATACTACTACATGGGATGAGTTGACAAGACCTTTTCCTGAAGCTAAGAAAGGAAGTAGGATTATTTTGACAACTCGAGAAAAGGAAGTGGCTTTGCATGGAAAGCTGAACACTGATCCTCTTGACCTTCGATTGCTAAGACCAGATGAAAGTTGGGAACTATTAGAGAAAAGGGCATTTGGGAATGAGATTTGCCCTGATGAACTATTAGATGTCGGTAAAGAAATAGCCGAAAATTGTAAAGGGCTTCCTTTGGTGGCTGATCTGATTGCTGGAGTCATTGCTGGGAGGGAAAAGAAAAGGAGTGTGTGGCTTAAAGTTCAAAGTAGTTTGAGTTCTTTTATTTTGAACAGTGAAGTGGAAGTGATGAAAGTTGTAGAATTAAGTTATGACCATTTACCACATCACCTCAAGCCATGTTTGCTGTATTTTGCAAGTATGCCGAAGGACACTATAATGAGTATCTATgagttgaatatttttttgggtGGTGAAGGATTTGTGGGGAAGACGGAGATGAAGAGTATGGAAGAAGTGGTGAAGATTTATATGGATGATTTGATTTCCAGTAGCTTGGTAATTTGTTTCAATGAGATAGGTGATGCactgaatttcaaaattcatgatcttgTGCATGACTTTTGTTTGATAAAAGCAAGAAAGGAAAATCTGTTTGATCGGATAAGATCAAGTGCTCCATCAGATTTGTTGCCTCGTCAAATTACCATTGATGATAAGGAGCACTTTGGGCTTAATTTTGTCATGTTCGATTCAAATAAGAAAAGGCATTCTGGTAAACACCTCTATTCTTTGGGGATAAATGGAGACCAACTGGATGACAGTGTTTCTGATGCATTTCACCTAAGACACTTGAGGCTTCTTAGAGTGTTGGACCTGGATAACTCTTTTATCATGGTGAATGATTCTTTGCTGAATGAAATATGCATGTTGAATCATTTGAGGTACTTAAGAATTGGGACAGAAGTTAAATATCTGCCTTTGTCTTTCTCAAACCTCTGGAATCTAGAAATCTTGTCGGTGGAACATAATGAATCAACCTTGATACTATTACCGAGAATTTGGGATCTCGTAAAGCTGCGAGTGCTGTTCGTGGATGATTGTTCTTTCTTTGATATGGATGCAGATGAATCAATATTGATAGCAGAGGACATAAAGTTAGAGAACTtgagaatattagtgaaactgTTGATTTTCTATTCGAAAGATACaaagaatattttcaaaagGTTTCCCAATCTTCAGATGCTTCAGTTTGTACTCGAGGAGTCGTGGGATTATTCAACAGAGCAATATTGGTTCCCGAAATTGGATTGCCTAACTGAACTAGAAACACTCTCTGTAAGTTTTAAAAGTTCAAACACAAACCACAGTGGGTCCTCTGTAGCGACAAATCGGCCGTGGGATTTTCACTTCCCTTCAAATTTGAAACAACTGTTGTTGTCTGACTTTCCTCTGACATCCGATTCACTATCAACAATAGCTAGACTGCCCAACCTTGAAGAGTTGTCCCTTTATGATGCAATCATCCAGGGAGAAGAATGGAACATGGGGGAGGAAGACACCTTTGAGAATCTCAAATTTTTGAACTTGCGTCTACCGACTCTTTCCAACTGGGAGGTTGGAGAGGAATCCTTCCCCAATCTTGAGAAATTAAAACTGCGGGGATGTGGTGAGCTTGAGGAGATTCCACCTAGTTTTGGAGATATTTATTCattgaaaattatcaaaattgtaAATAGTCCTCAACTTGAAGATTCTGCTCTCAAGATTAAGGAATACGCTGAAGAGATGAGAGGAGGGGGCGAGCTTCAGATCCTTGGCCAGAAGAATATCCCCTTATTTAAGTAG
- the LOC101251684 gene encoding glutaredoxin-C13 yields the protein MADKVQRMSSEHGVMIFSKSTCCLCYAVTILFRDLGVDPYVHELDHDSEGKDMEKALVRMGCNVSVPAVFIGGKLVGSTNEVMSLHLKGSLIQLLKPYLPD from the coding sequence ATGGCTGATAAGGTACAACGAATGTCATCAGAGCACGGGGTGATGATTTTCAGCAAGAGTACGTGTTGTTTATGCTACGCGGTCACTATACTATTTCGAGATCTTGGTGTTGATCCATATGTGCATGAACTTGATCATGATTCTGAGGGAAAAGATATGGAAAAAGCTCTTGTGAGGATGGGTTGTAATGTCTCAGTTCCAGCAGTTTTTATAGGGGGGAAATTAGTTGGATCAACAAATGAAGTTATGTCACTTCATCTCAAAGGATCCCTAATTCAACTCCTCAAGCCATATCTAcctgattaa